The candidate division KSB1 bacterium genome includes a region encoding these proteins:
- a CDS encoding response regulator produces MEKTKKRIIVIDDDPVMRLSCFKILDKEGYLVETYEDGEQGLAAIHRQRPDLLVVDLKMPKIGGMEVISRVHQVDPDICIVVITGYATIGTAVDAMKAGAYDFLPKPFTPDELRLIIKRGIERSELAEQSRRLKQEKEHLQRRFLTFVSHQLQSPLVAIHQYLEVLKHLEDSPEKHTIQREWIDRSIVRLKELIAIIQDWLTIAKIESGQFVQCLEPVKLKPIIDDLVLCYSDQAKEQQVMIHGDISDDLPAVKGHEQCLRMLFSNLIVNAIKYNKRPGEVHLTARVDPDYVIVSVRDTGIGIPQDKLELIFEEFYRVRDESTKNISGTGLGLPICKKIVDEIGGQLEVESVVNQGSCFHVYLPKQKD; encoded by the coding sequence ATGGAAAAAACAAAAAAAAGGATTATCGTCATCGACGATGATCCAGTGATGCGATTATCTTGCTTTAAGATCCTTGATAAAGAAGGGTATTTAGTCGAAACCTATGAGGATGGGGAGCAAGGGTTAGCGGCTATTCATCGGCAGCGACCAGATCTTCTAGTGGTGGATTTAAAGATGCCAAAAATTGGTGGCATGGAGGTCATTTCTCGGGTTCATCAGGTGGATCCTGACATATGTATCGTGGTGATCACGGGATATGCGACGATTGGCACTGCGGTGGATGCGATGAAAGCGGGTGCCTATGATTTTCTGCCCAAACCGTTTACTCCTGATGAATTGCGATTAATTATCAAACGCGGAATAGAGCGCTCGGAGTTGGCCGAACAGTCGCGACGCTTGAAGCAGGAGAAGGAGCATTTGCAGCGTCGTTTCTTGACCTTTGTCTCCCATCAACTACAATCCCCTCTGGTTGCCATCCATCAATATCTGGAAGTTCTGAAACATCTAGAAGATTCACCCGAGAAACACACTATCCAGCGCGAATGGATCGATCGGTCAATTGTTCGCTTAAAAGAGCTCATTGCGATCATTCAAGATTGGTTGACCATTGCAAAAATCGAAAGCGGGCAATTTGTCCAATGCTTAGAACCAGTGAAATTGAAGCCGATCATTGATGATCTGGTATTGTGTTACTCAGACCAAGCAAAAGAGCAGCAAGTCATGATTCATGGCGACATTTCAGACGATTTACCTGCGGTGAAGGGTCATGAACAATGCCTGAGAATGCTCTTTTCGAATTTGATTGTGAACGCCATCAAATACAACAAACGACCTGGGGAGGTTCATCTGACCGCTCGGGTCGACCCTGATTATGTGATTGTCTCGGTCCGAGACACTGGGATTGGTATTCCACAGGATAAGTTGGAGCTGATTTTTGAAGAATTTTATCGAGTGAGGGATGAGTCCACAAAAAATATCAGTGGTACTGGCTTGGGACTGCCAATTTGCAAAAAAATTGTCGATGAAATCGGAGGGCAATTAGAGGTAGAGAGCGTCGTAAATCAAGGCTCATGTTTTCATGTCTATTTGCCAAAGCAAAAGGATTAA
- a CDS encoding response regulator, with protein MSDRSMAGKVLMVVASNKKKSEKISSLFNKNELLLAIEHDLGSAINRAQNARFDVIVLDANIKGIPIEQAIHILRDIDPGVKIIVKTKENSKELEAKVRQEKIFYYHLESFGAEDLRLAIRSALAKKSNFFLSEDRKSSAKDTKKILMVDNNDEFIEVHRANLENNNFEVQVSFNADEAFEKLKKDRPHLVMVDLDIQAGSDGLHFLEKMMMDDEARQTPVLLFYSQTRMDLHGILLERAKSTLPAWSSLEKPVKIEDVMPKVRALLAMKKLASKEETAQKIAH; from the coding sequence ATGTCCGATCGCTCCATGGCTGGAAAAGTTTTGATGGTCGTTGCAAGTAACAAAAAGAAATCAGAAAAAATTTCCAGCTTGTTTAACAAAAATGAATTGCTCTTGGCCATTGAACATGATTTAGGCAGCGCCATCAATCGCGCCCAAAACGCTCGGTTTGATGTCATTGTATTAGATGCCAACATCAAAGGGATACCCATCGAGCAAGCGATTCACATTTTACGCGATATCGACCCTGGAGTGAAGATCATCGTCAAAACTAAAGAGAACTCAAAAGAACTGGAAGCGAAGGTCCGTCAAGAGAAAATATTCTATTACCATCTCGAATCATTCGGTGCTGAAGATCTACGGCTGGCGATTCGAAGTGCCTTAGCCAAAAAAAGCAATTTTTTTTTGTCCGAAGATCGGAAGTCTTCAGCAAAGGATACGAAAAAGATCCTTATGGTTGATAACAATGATGAATTTATCGAGGTGCATCGGGCGAATTTAGAAAATAATAATTTTGAAGTGCAGGTGAGTTTCAACGCTGACGAGGCGTTTGAAAAGCTGAAAAAGGATCGTCCGCATTTAGTGATGGTGGATTTAGATATTCAGGCCGGCAGTGATGGATTGCATTTTTTAGAGAAGATGATGATGGATGATGAAGCCCGGCAAACGCCGGTATTGTTGTTCTATTCTCAGACACGTATGGATTTGCATGGGATATTATTGGAAAGAGCAAAATCCACTCTGCCGGCCTGGTCTTCTCTCGAAAAACCGGTGAAGATTGAGGATGTCATGCCAAAAGTAAGGGCGCTTCTGGCGATGAAGAAGCTCGCGAGCAAAGAAGAAACAGCTCAGAAAATTGCACATTAA
- a CDS encoding response regulator, protein MSENPKILVIDDDSIIRIACEKTLRPLGYSVDTAESGKLGLAMLKQKRYDLVLLDLMMPEMSGSEVLEQIRAYDENIIIVIITGFATIESAVETLKKGVYDYIPKPFSPEELRNVVRKGLERRELLLRAEKLRKEREKSLLKLAAQKSRMMTIINCMGEGLIAVDKNAHLTLINPVACRLLELRTPCKVGTPIQGNLNCAELEQLIAECLVSGIFLHQKYITREVIFDSQAEKIFAVTIGPIREKRDEIAGLALILRDISEEKKLERMKVEFQKLVSIVAHELKAPINAIDGYLEIILKGYLKDKPEKMTEYLARSREKAEMLRNLVEDLLSLTSIESGKITQQPAAVDVNAILTDLVAFMENEAQQRQLHVQLELSDHLPLIKGDKKALTYLFSNLISNAIKYNRIGGKIFIKTNVETGFLVTRIIDTGYGISEEELPKIFQEFYRSKRKELDKIPGTGLGLSIAKRIAELHNGHIQVTSKLNEGSQFEVYLPLEGT, encoded by the coding sequence ATGAGCGAAAATCCAAAGATTCTGGTCATCGACGATGACAGTATCATTCGAATAGCCTGTGAAAAAACTCTAAGGCCACTGGGATACAGCGTTGATACGGCAGAAAGTGGCAAGCTCGGCCTTGCCATGTTGAAGCAGAAGCGCTATGACCTGGTGCTCTTGGACCTCATGATGCCCGAGATGAGCGGTAGTGAAGTGTTAGAACAAATTCGGGCTTATGATGAAAATATCATCATCGTTATTATAACCGGATTTGCAACCATTGAATCTGCCGTAGAGACGCTGAAAAAGGGAGTTTACGATTATATTCCGAAGCCCTTTTCCCCAGAAGAATTGCGCAACGTGGTCCGAAAAGGGTTGGAGCGTCGAGAGCTGCTGTTGCGCGCCGAAAAGCTTCGCAAGGAACGGGAAAAAAGCTTGCTGAAGCTTGCAGCACAAAAATCCCGCATGATGACCATTATCAATTGTATGGGGGAGGGGCTGATCGCCGTCGATAAGAACGCTCATCTCACATTAATTAATCCCGTGGCCTGTCGGCTGCTGGAGTTAAGAACGCCATGTAAAGTTGGCACTCCGATTCAGGGCAATCTAAACTGCGCTGAATTAGAACAACTTATCGCAGAATGTCTGGTTTCAGGCATATTCTTGCATCAAAAGTACATCACCAGGGAAGTGATCTTTGATTCCCAAGCGGAGAAGATCTTCGCCGTCACGATCGGCCCAATTCGAGAAAAACGGGATGAGATTGCTGGCCTGGCGTTGATTTTGCGCGATATCTCTGAAGAGAAAAAGCTGGAACGAATGAAGGTTGAGTTCCAGAAGCTGGTGTCGATCGTTGCCCACGAGCTGAAAGCCCCGATAAACGCCATCGATGGATACTTAGAGATCATCTTGAAGGGCTATTTAAAGGATAAACCCGAGAAGATGACCGAATACTTAGCTCGTTCGCGCGAAAAGGCGGAAATGCTCCGCAACCTGGTCGAAGATCTGCTGAGCCTCACTTCCATCGAATCGGGCAAAATTACTCAGCAACCAGCGGCTGTTGACGTCAATGCAATTCTTACTGATCTTGTGGCTTTTATGGAGAATGAAGCCCAGCAGCGACAACTGCATGTTCAGTTAGAACTTTCTGATCATCTGCCGCTGATTAAAGGAGATAAGAAGGCCCTGACTTATCTTTTTTCCAATTTGATCAGCAATGCTATCAAATATAATCGCATTGGTGGCAAGATCTTCATCAAAACAAATGTCGAAACCGGCTTTTTAGTGACAAGGATTATTGATACTGGATACGGTATCTCTGAGGAAGAATTGCCAAAGATTTTCCAAGAGTTCTATCGCTCCAAACGAAAAGAGTTAGATAAGATCCCAGGGACAGGCTTGGGCCTCAGTATCGCTAAAAGGATCGCTGAGCTACATAACGGCCATATTCAAGTGACAAGCAAATTAAATGAGGGCAGCCAATTTGAAGTTTATCTGCCATTAGAGGGAACGTAA
- a CDS encoding response regulator, with protein sequence MSERQKILIIDDDEDFRISIGTLLKSHNYEVLEAESGKRGLEMIKSEKPDLIVLDIMMETIDEGYLINQVIKFQKEYEEYKNLPILMVSSIQQDPLSRFPKAAGEVEMIMPDYYLTKPVDIPKFLDMVKKLLNK encoded by the coding sequence ATGTCAGAGAGGCAGAAAATACTAATCATCGACGACGACGAGGATTTTCGGATCTCAATTGGAACACTGTTAAAGAGCCACAATTATGAGGTACTCGAAGCTGAATCGGGCAAGCGAGGCCTCGAAATGATCAAATCAGAAAAACCAGATTTGATCGTACTCGACATTATGATGGAAACCATTGATGAAGGCTATCTGATCAATCAGGTGATTAAATTTCAAAAAGAATATGAGGAATACAAAAATTTGCCCATCTTAATGGTTTCCTCAATTCAGCAGGACCCATTATCGAGATTTCCCAAGGCTGCTGGGGAAGTTGAAATGATCATGCCCGATTATTATTTGACCAAGCCAGTGGATATCCCCAAATTTTTAGATATGGTGAAAAAATTGTTAAACAAATAA
- the fdhF gene encoding formate dehydrogenase subunit alpha, whose amino-acid sequence MAEVALVNLTIDGKKITVPKGTTILNAALQHGIKIPHLCYHPKTGQASLCRVCVVEVEGMKGLQTACSVPVKEDMVVHATTERTLAVRRMIVELLLSNGHHNCISCERNGRCELQDAAYLLGIEAPSYPIYDKKLPLDESSPGIVYDPNKCIQCFRCIKGCNNVVVNRVLEMGWRSNHSVVVCDDDKPMGQSSCVQCGECVQLCPVGALTEKQAIGKGRSYEMTKVQTTCPYCGVGCQMELHVKDNQIVRVYGVEGDTDNEGSLCVKGRFGLDFVSSANRLTKPLLRKNGKLEEVSWDEALDFTANKLLEIKNKYGSNAIAGLCSAKCTNEENYIFQKFMRAVIKTNNVDHCARLUHSATVAGLAATLGSGAMTNSMREFKDSDMFFIIGSNTTENHPVIGYYVKQAVAKGAKLIVADPRRIDLVDHATYWLQHRNGTDIALINGIMNVIITEGLEDKEYIQTRTENYEAFKENILKYDPERVEKITGVPAELIRKAAIDYAKADKAALLYCMGITQHITGTNNVKSLVNLQLLTGNIGKYGAGINPLRGQSNVQGACDMGGLVNVFPAYQPVTNPDVRKKFEEFWGVENLDDKIGLTVVEMFNAADEGKVKAIYIMGENPILSDPNKNHIEHAIEKLDLLIVQDIMLTETAQKATVVFPAPAFAEKDGTITNTSRRVQRVRKAIEPPGEVRQDYQILHELAKRMGYPNLSPETPEQIFEEIRKCTPSYAGISYRRLERGGIQWPCPNEDHPGTAILHKEKFVRGLALFSVCEHLEPAESPDDEYPFILSTGRILYQYHTATMSGNSYVLNEKAPENYIEIHPKDAERLGIQGGELVRVRSRRGEIKLKALISNRPFKGSVFIPWHYADSAANILTIDALDPIAKIPEYKVAAVSIEKI is encoded by the coding sequence ATGGCTGAAGTAGCGTTGGTAAATTTGACCATAGATGGTAAAAAAATTACTGTTCCAAAAGGCACAACCATTCTGAACGCAGCATTGCAGCATGGCATCAAAATCCCGCATTTATGTTATCATCCAAAAACTGGTCAGGCATCGCTCTGTCGAGTTTGCGTGGTAGAAGTTGAGGGGATGAAGGGCTTGCAGACAGCCTGTTCGGTTCCAGTGAAGGAAGATATGGTGGTTCATGCCACCACCGAACGGACACTGGCGGTGCGTCGGATGATCGTTGAATTATTGCTCAGCAATGGCCATCACAATTGCATCTCTTGTGAGCGAAATGGCCGCTGCGAATTACAAGATGCGGCGTATCTGCTTGGCATCGAAGCGCCTTCCTATCCAATTTATGATAAAAAGTTGCCGCTTGACGAATCCAGCCCAGGCATCGTTTATGATCCCAATAAATGTATCCAATGTTTCCGCTGCATCAAGGGCTGCAACAATGTGGTGGTGAATCGGGTGCTGGAAATGGGCTGGCGCAGCAATCATTCAGTCGTCGTCTGCGATGATGATAAACCCATGGGCCAATCAAGCTGTGTCCAGTGCGGCGAATGCGTCCAGCTTTGCCCGGTAGGTGCATTGACAGAGAAGCAGGCCATTGGCAAGGGCCGCAGCTATGAGATGACCAAGGTCCAGACCACCTGCCCCTATTGCGGCGTGGGGTGTCAAATGGAATTGCATGTGAAGGACAATCAAATTGTGCGGGTCTATGGAGTTGAAGGGGATACGGACAACGAAGGCTCGCTGTGTGTGAAAGGCCGCTTTGGCCTCGATTTTGTGAGCTCGGCCAATCGATTGACCAAACCACTGCTTCGAAAGAATGGGAAATTGGAAGAAGTCTCCTGGGATGAGGCGCTGGACTTTACCGCCAACAAATTATTAGAGATCAAAAATAAGTATGGCTCGAATGCCATCGCGGGATTGTGTTCAGCCAAGTGCACCAACGAAGAGAATTACATCTTTCAAAAATTTATGAGGGCGGTGATCAAAACCAATAATGTCGATCACTGCGCCCGTCTCTGACACAGCGCCACCGTAGCCGGTCTGGCTGCGACCTTAGGCTCTGGCGCAATGACCAACTCCATGCGCGAATTCAAAGACTCCGATATGTTTTTCATCATTGGTTCCAATACCACGGAAAACCATCCAGTCATTGGATATTATGTGAAGCAGGCTGTCGCAAAAGGGGCCAAATTGATTGTTGCTGATCCGCGGCGGATCGATCTGGTGGATCATGCCACCTACTGGCTGCAACACCGCAACGGCACCGACATCGCCCTGATCAATGGTATTATGAATGTCATTATCACTGAAGGGCTGGAGGACAAAGAATACATCCAAACACGCACGGAAAATTATGAGGCCTTCAAAGAGAACATATTGAAATACGATCCAGAGAGAGTCGAAAAGATTACCGGCGTGCCAGCAGAGCTAATCCGAAAAGCTGCAATTGATTACGCTAAAGCGGATAAGGCTGCATTGTTATATTGCATGGGCATTACCCAGCATATTACTGGGACAAATAATGTCAAGTCGCTGGTAAACTTACAACTATTGACTGGCAATATTGGCAAATACGGCGCGGGCATCAATCCGCTGCGTGGCCAGTCCAATGTCCAGGGCGCCTGCGATATGGGCGGTTTGGTGAATGTGTTTCCTGCCTATCAGCCAGTGACCAATCCAGATGTGCGAAAGAAATTTGAGGAATTCTGGGGCGTCGAGAATCTTGATGACAAGATTGGTTTGACAGTTGTGGAGATGTTCAATGCGGCCGATGAGGGCAAGGTCAAGGCGATTTACATTATGGGAGAGAACCCCATCTTGTCCGATCCCAACAAGAACCACATCGAGCATGCCATCGAAAAGCTGGACTTGTTGATCGTTCAGGATATTATGCTCACCGAGACGGCTCAGAAGGCAACTGTGGTTTTTCCGGCGCCGGCGTTTGCTGAGAAGGATGGCACCATCACCAACACCAGCCGACGTGTCCAACGGGTGCGCAAGGCGATTGAGCCGCCCGGAGAGGTGCGGCAGGATTACCAAATTCTTCATGAACTCGCAAAACGTATGGGATATCCCAACTTGTCACCAGAGACACCGGAACAAATCTTTGAGGAGATTCGGAAGTGCACCCCTTCATATGCCGGAATCTCTTACAGACGCTTGGAGCGAGGCGGGATTCAATGGCCTTGTCCCAATGAGGATCACCCTGGCACAGCAATTCTGCATAAGGAAAAATTTGTCCGTGGCTTGGCATTATTCTCGGTCTGCGAGCATCTGGAACCGGCCGAATCGCCTGATGATGAGTATCCATTCATCCTCTCCACAGGACGCATTCTCTATCAGTATCACACGGCGACAATGTCCGGCAATTCTTACGTGCTGAACGAAAAAGCGCCGGAGAATTACATCGAGATTCATCCCAAAGATGCCGAGCGATTGGGCATCCAGGGCGGAGAATTGGTTAGGGTTCGAAGCCGTCGGGGAGAAATTAAATTGAAGGCACTCATTTCCAATCGGCCGTTCAAAGGCAGCGTCTTTATCCCCTGGCATTATGCCGATTCTGCTGCTAATATCTTGACCATTGATGCGCTGGATCCGATTGCCAAGATCCCAGAATATAAAGTGGCGGCGGTGTCGATTGAAAAGATATAA
- a CDS encoding sigma-54 dependent transcriptional regulator yields MVSSNLKVLVVDDDEAIRVSFEKFFAKSDHIAVIVENGAQALERIKSRQFDLAFVDLRLPGISGIDLLKKIRTMNPRMDIVIITGYGTVETAVEAMKFGAYDYIQKPFSLETIRHVLDKILEKRTILQNVRARRLKFDREGQVETIIGESPRMIEVYELVQKVAPTDSTVLITGETGTGKELIARAIHFHSLRRNKPFLTMDCSSLVENLFESELFGHVKGSFTGAIATKHGSFELANGGTFFFDEIGNISLNIQAKILRAIQEREIRRVGSTETIKVDVRVIAATNKDLRQAVEEGTFREDLFYRISVIPIHLPPLRERKEDIIPLANYFLEKYNQRRLKALRGFSAAVKDIFIRYHWPGNVRELENVVERAVVIEDGDEVSITSLPSHLWFDGNQQELTSPKIKSLEELEREHIIHVLKATDGNRSKTARLLGIDRKTLYDKIRRYQINDK; encoded by the coding sequence ATGGTTTCATCAAACTTAAAAGTGTTGGTCGTCGACGATGACGAGGCGATCCGAGTTTCCTTTGAAAAATTTTTTGCTAAATCTGATCATATAGCGGTGATTGTTGAGAATGGGGCTCAGGCTTTGGAAAGGATTAAGAGCCGTCAATTCGATTTAGCTTTTGTTGATTTGAGATTACCGGGAATCAGCGGAATCGATCTGTTAAAAAAGATACGGACGATGAACCCCCGCATGGATATTGTGATCATTACTGGCTATGGCACGGTGGAAACTGCGGTTGAGGCGATGAAATTCGGCGCCTATGACTATATTCAGAAGCCTTTTTCTTTAGAGACGATCCGCCATGTGCTTGACAAAATTTTAGAAAAGCGGACGATTTTGCAAAATGTTAGAGCGCGACGTCTGAAATTTGACAGAGAAGGGCAGGTGGAGACGATTATCGGCGAGAGCCCGCGAATGATTGAAGTATATGAGCTGGTCCAAAAGGTGGCGCCAACTGACAGTACGGTTTTGATCACCGGGGAGACAGGTACTGGGAAGGAGTTAATCGCCAGGGCAATCCATTTCCACAGCTTGCGACGGAACAAGCCATTTCTCACCATGGATTGCAGCTCATTGGTGGAGAACCTATTCGAAAGCGAGCTATTCGGACATGTAAAGGGCTCTTTTACCGGAGCCATTGCCACAAAGCATGGCAGTTTCGAGTTGGCGAATGGCGGAACTTTCTTTTTTGATGAAATTGGAAATATATCTCTTAATATCCAAGCGAAGATCCTGCGGGCGATCCAGGAGCGCGAAATTCGCCGGGTGGGATCGACGGAGACCATCAAGGTCGATGTCCGTGTGATCGCTGCGACGAATAAGGATCTGCGCCAAGCAGTCGAGGAAGGGACTTTTCGCGAGGATTTGTTTTATCGTATTAGTGTGATCCCAATTCATTTGCCACCCTTGCGCGAGCGAAAAGAAGACATCATTCCTTTGGCAAATTACTTTCTTGAAAAATACAATCAGCGGCGATTAAAAGCGTTGCGCGGATTTAGTGCTGCGGTAAAAGATATTTTCATTCGCTACCATTGGCCTGGCAATGTGCGAGAGCTCGAAAATGTTGTGGAGCGAGCTGTGGTGATTGAAGACGGCGATGAGGTCTCGATCACCAGCCTCCCGTCGCATCTCTGGTTCGATGGCAATCAGCAAGAATTAACCAGCCCCAAAATCAAAAGCCTCGAAGAGCTGGAACGCGAGCATATCATCCATGTATTGAAAGCCACCGATGGGAATCGCTCCAAAACTGCGCGGTTGCTGGGGATTGACCGAAAGACACTTTATGATAAAATCAGGCGCTATCAGATCAACGATAAGTAG
- a CDS encoding cache domain-containing protein, giving the protein MISILQNLSLRVRLISVYVFILGMGGLITSFIGSLIVNETLMNQARSKVHHDLNTARMVYEKQLKLMENSIYIGASGNTIQQTIYQNDRTRLISRLKQIQRDCNLDFLSVADSSGRVMLRLFQQNRLGDNVSVIPLVKAALNGSVVSGTEVLSQQLLANENEQLAEQARIQILDTPKARPTMLKELTSGLVLMAAAPFYNDRGELLGVLYGGHLINRNFMIIDQVWTLVYEGEKYQGKDVGTVTIFLNDLRISTNVRTSSGERAIGTRLSAEVAEAVLSRGERWTGRAFVVNDWYISEYEPIKDFSGNTVGVLYVGLLEKAYLAIRNKVIFTFMIVATIGFFMIVGISYLITRSITRPLSEMVTVTQAIARGDLNHRIRVKSKDEIGQLALSFNKMVASLRKMRAELEQWANTLEQKVKERTEELAAMQNTLIQSQRLASLGKMAAGIAHEINNPLGGILVLSSLVLEDLKPEDPHRENLQEVIKQTMRCRDIVKGLLQFSRQEEGKSEYVNLNDVLNNTLSLLEKQALFHNIEVIKDFDPNLPQILGDPSQMQQVFMNIILNAVQAMKEIGTLTLVTRHDKKNDLVVVDVTDTGCGIPEELIDRIFDPFFTTKEVGEGTGLGLSIAYGIVTKHHGRMSVKSKVNEGSTFTIKIPAVSSSQKGIVEALSSSTTISDAEK; this is encoded by the coding sequence GTGATTTCGATATTACAAAATCTCTCGCTGCGGGTCCGGTTGATCTCTGTTTATGTATTTATTCTCGGCATGGGTGGATTGATCACTTCGTTCATTGGTTCGCTGATCGTCAACGAGACGCTAATGAATCAAGCTAGGAGCAAAGTCCACCATGACCTAAACACCGCGCGAATGGTTTATGAAAAGCAACTCAAATTGATGGAAAACTCCATCTATATTGGGGCATCAGGGAATACGATTCAACAAACGATTTACCAAAATGACCGCACGCGCCTCATTTCTAGGCTCAAGCAAATTCAGCGAGATTGCAATTTGGACTTTCTTTCAGTTGCAGACAGCTCAGGACGAGTAATGCTTCGGCTTTTTCAACAAAATAGATTGGGAGATAATGTCTCGGTTATTCCGCTTGTGAAAGCTGCACTAAATGGCTCTGTGGTTAGTGGGACTGAAGTTTTGAGCCAACAATTGCTCGCAAATGAAAATGAACAATTGGCAGAGCAAGCCCGAATTCAAATCCTCGATACCCCAAAGGCTAGACCTACAATGTTAAAAGAGCTCACCTCAGGATTGGTGCTGATGGCTGCAGCTCCTTTTTATAACGATAGGGGAGAGTTGCTCGGCGTTCTCTATGGTGGGCATCTCATTAATCGCAATTTTATGATCATTGACCAAGTGTGGACTTTGGTGTACGAGGGCGAGAAATATCAGGGCAAGGATGTCGGCACGGTTACGATTTTTTTGAATGATCTAAGGATCTCAACGAACGTCCGAACATCGAGTGGGGAGCGCGCAATTGGAACACGGCTTTCTGCTGAAGTCGCTGAAGCTGTATTAAGCCGAGGGGAGCGTTGGACCGGCCGCGCCTTCGTAGTGAACGATTGGTACATTAGTGAGTACGAGCCAATTAAAGATTTCAGCGGCAACACGGTGGGCGTCCTTTATGTTGGGCTGTTGGAAAAGGCGTATCTGGCGATCAGAAACAAAGTGATCTTTACTTTTATGATTGTCGCCACTATCGGATTTTTCATGATCGTAGGGATCAGCTACTTGATCACCCGTTCGATAACCCGCCCATTGAGCGAAATGGTGACTGTGACCCAGGCCATTGCCAGAGGGGATCTCAACCATCGCATTCGCGTGAAATCCAAAGATGAAATTGGACAATTGGCGCTGTCATTTAACAAAATGGTGGCGAGTTTGCGAAAAATGCGAGCTGAGCTCGAGCAATGGGCCAATACCTTAGAGCAGAAAGTCAAAGAACGAACCGAAGAATTGGCCGCCATGCAGAACACGCTCATCCAATCACAACGTCTGGCATCGCTGGGCAAGATGGCAGCAGGGATTGCCCATGAAATCAATAACCCCTTAGGTGGAATTCTGGTTCTGAGTTCTTTGGTCTTGGAAGACCTAAAACCAGAGGATCCGCATCGAGAGAATCTCCAGGAGGTTATCAAACAAACCATGCGCTGCCGCGATATTGTCAAAGGCCTGCTCCAGTTTTCTCGTCAGGAGGAAGGCAAGTCCGAATACGTCAATCTGAACGATGTTTTGAACAATACGTTATCTCTGCTGGAAAAACAGGCGCTGTTTCATAATATTGAAGTCATTAAAGATTTCGATCCCAATTTGCCGCAGATTTTGGGTGATCCGTCCCAAATGCAACAGGTCTTTATGAATATCATCCTGAATGCGGTCCAAGCCATGAAAGAAATTGGAACATTGACCCTTGTCACCCGGCACGATAAAAAGAACGATCTCGTCGTGGTGGACGTCACCGACACAGGCTGTGGAATTCCTGAAGAGCTGATCGATCGGATCTTCGACCCGTTCTTTACGACCAAGGAAGTGGGAGAGGGCACGGGGCTTGGACTATCAATCGCTTACGGGATCGTCACAAAACATCATGGCAGAATGTCGGTAAAAAGCAAAGTCAACGAAGGTTCTACGTTTACCATTAAGATACCCGCAGTGAGTAGCTCTCAAAAAGGAATTGTTGAAGCGCTATCTTCCAGTACAACGATAAGCGATGCTGAAAAATGA